One Hypanus sabinus isolate sHypSab1 chromosome X2 unlocalized genomic scaffold, sHypSab1.hap1 SUPER_X2_unloc_3, whole genome shotgun sequence DNA window includes the following coding sequences:
- the LOC132385858 gene encoding zinc-binding protein A33-like, producing the protein MASKGPVESWTEEVICPICLDFFTDPVSLECGHNFCRSCITQCWEREERNSCPECREEFADRTLRVNRALANLAEKARNLNLNPKGKESKLHCEEHEEELKLFCETDKTLICVICAVAEEHREHRFRPIKEAVNIYKDQLKSSLDSLTKKKSDFQEKEQQQKEKISGVREQSHSLQSHITSQFAELRRIITEKEQSLLRDLREEEERILNPMEKNLLALQENIRIIQEEISKLKEQMDQKDGVIFLKEEAHRNRRINDDVQELSVTDEAQPFEKFDHPYLLNTVLRETVDAINQVSVTLDVETAYLLLEVSEDRKSVRRTGTWRNLPDTGKRFTFWACVLGSEGFTSGRHYWEVEVTGNRVWFLGVAAESVERKGPVSLSPETGFWVIRRVDDVLHRDCDVSGRPSPESRLAAGPIPGRVGVYLRYDSGTVSFYNAETKSHLHTFTGNKFTGKLYPFFATWDENQWLRICSGSAPDL; encoded by the exons atggcttcgaaaggaccGGTCGAGAGTTGGACCGAGGAGGTaatttgtcccatctgcctggatttcttcaccgatccggtgTCACTGGAGTgcggacacaacttctgtcgctcttgtatcacacagtgttgggaaagggaggagagaaactcctgcccggaatgtagagaggagtttgctgaccgcaccctcagggtgaatcgggccttagcaaatctggctgaaaaagctcgaaatctaaacctgaatccgaaagggaaggaaagtaaacttcactgcgaggaacatgaggaagaactgaagctgttttgtgaaacggacaagacactgatctgtgtgatcTGTGCAGTGGCGGAGGAACACCGAGAGCACCGCTTCAGgccgattaaagaagctgttaaCATCTACAAG gatcagctaaaatcttccttagactctctcacaaaaaagaaatcagacttccaggaaaaggagcagcaacagaaagagaagatttccggagttagg gaacagtcacacagccttcagtcccacatcacatcccagtttgctgaactgcgtcggattatcactgagaaagagcagagcttactcagggatctcagggaagaagaggagaggattctcaacccaatggagaaaaatcttctggctcttcaagagaatataaggattattcaggaggaaatctcaaagttaaaggaacagatggatcaaaaagacggtgtgatatttctcaag gaggaagctcatCGGAACAGGAG gattaatgatgacgtccaggaattgtcagtgacagatgaggcCCAACCGTTTGAAAAATTCGATCACCCCTATTTGTTGAACACTGTGCTGAGGGAAACAGTTGATGCCATTAATCAAG tctctgtcaccctggatgtggaaacggcgtaTCTGCtgctcgaggtgtctgaggatcggaagagtgtgagacggACCGGGACCTGGaggaatctccctgacaccgggaagagattcacattctgggcttgtgtgctgggatcggagggattcacatcggggagacattactgggaggtggaggtgacggggaatcggGTCTGGTttctgggagtcgccgcagagtctgtggagaggaagggaccggtcagtctgagtccggagaccggattctgggtcatcAGGCGGGTTGATGACGTGTTACATCGGGATTGTGACGTGTCCGGTCGCCCCTCCCCCGAGTCCCGTctcgctgccggtcccatccccgggagggtgggagtttatctccgTTACGattccgggacagtttcattttacaacgcggagaccaagtcccatctccacaccttcactgggaataaattcacggggaaactttatcctttctttgCGACCTGGGATGAAAACCaatggctgagaatctgctccggttccgctccggacctgtaa